Proteins encoded in a region of the Manis javanica isolate MJ-LG chromosome 15, MJ_LKY, whole genome shotgun sequence genome:
- the LOC108385278 gene encoding uncharacterized protein, whose translation MASARKVAEKRHNPVESICRKIIAIQKREETSSPGRQITKYQSSSFNSPQTNTKKDFEEVLKKMTASHSPMPNTPFPSSEKDDAFISSPLTVSPTSPPIFHLSSPENAAGAVILPSSENISRPRSQSSETYTSLVSQIRKGERFSNKDLNNHCSENNLHALALDSDSTSDQSSEFVTQDSVAKKLSLSEDGKYSF comes from the coding sequence ATGGCCTCTGCAAGGAAGGTAGCCGAGAAGCGGCATAACCCAGTGGAAAGCATTTGCAGGAAAATCATAGCCATCCAAAAGAGAGAAGAGACTTCCAGTCCGGGTCGACAGATTACCAAATATCAATCTAGCAGTTTCAATAGTCCACAGACTAACACCAAGAAAGACTTTGAGGAGGTATTGAAGAAGATGACCGCTTCTCACAGCCCTATGCCCAACACTCCCTTTCCCAGTTCTGAGAAAGATGACGCCTTCATCTCATCTCCTCTAACAGTGTCTCCAACAAGCCCACCCATCTTTCATCTCAGCTCTCCTGAAAATGCAGCAGGTGCTGTTATCCTCCCAAGTTCTGAAAACATCTCGAGGCCACGATCACAGAGCTCCGAGACTTACACATCACTGGTATCACAGATCAGAAAAGGAGAACGCTTCTCTAACAAGGATTTGAACAACCATTGCAGTGAAAATAACCTTCATGCCTTAGCACTTGACTCTGATTCTACCTCTGATCAAAGTTCTGAATTTGTTACTCAGGATTCAGTGGCGAAAAAGTTATCTCTGAGTGAAGAtggtaaatattcattttaa